In Fluviispira sanaruensis, a genomic segment contains:
- a CDS encoding oligopeptide/dipeptide ABC transporter ATP-binding protein — translation MSLLSVHNLSIAFSTNDGVVNAVNGISLSLNKGEALGIVGESGSGKSQLVLGIMGLLAQNGKTFGSVKFHDKELIGLKQNELNKIRGDKISMIFQDPMTSLNPYLRISKQMTEVLMLHKNLSYADAKKESINMLDMVRIPEAKNRIDMYPHEFSGGMRQRVMIAMSLLCKPDLLIADEPTTALDVTVQAQIVNLLQDLKKDLDTAIILITHDLGVVAGICNNVMVMYAGRTMEYGSVDNIFYNPQHPYTQGLLRSIPRLTDETYTDLPTIPGNPPSLLNLPQGCPFQERCEFAIEKCSIKPPPLVTLSHDRKKACYRENVL, via the coding sequence ATGTCTTTGCTCAGTGTTCATAATTTAAGTATCGCGTTTTCAACCAATGATGGAGTTGTCAACGCTGTAAATGGAATTAGCTTGTCCTTAAATAAAGGAGAGGCTCTTGGAATTGTGGGAGAATCCGGATCAGGTAAAAGTCAACTTGTTCTTGGTATTATGGGATTACTTGCACAAAATGGAAAAACATTTGGCAGTGTAAAATTTCATGATAAAGAATTGATAGGTCTCAAACAAAACGAATTAAATAAAATTCGTGGCGACAAAATATCAATGATTTTCCAAGATCCAATGACATCTCTTAATCCCTATTTGCGTATTTCAAAACAGATGACAGAAGTGCTTATGCTGCATAAAAATTTAAGTTATGCAGACGCAAAAAAAGAATCTATCAACATGCTCGACATGGTACGTATACCTGAAGCAAAAAATAGAATTGATATGTACCCCCACGAATTCTCTGGAGGTATGCGCCAGAGAGTGATGATCGCGATGAGTCTTTTGTGTAAACCTGACCTTCTCATTGCGGATGAACCCACAACCGCTCTTGACGTAACAGTGCAGGCACAGATTGTTAACTTATTGCAGGATCTCAAAAAAGATCTCGACACAGCGATTATTTTAATCACCCATGACTTAGGGGTTGTTGCAGGTATTTGTAACAATGTCATGGTTATGTATGCCGGCCGAACCATGGAATATGGATCGGTTGATAATATTTTTTACAATCCACAGCATCCTTATACCCAGGGTTTACTGCGGTCTATTCCGCGTCTGACCGATGAAACATATACTGATTTACCAACAATACCTGGCAATCCTCCCAGTTTACTTAATTTACCACAAGGCTGTCCATTTCAAGAGCGTTGTGAATTTGCAATCGAGAAATGCTCTATTAAACCACCGCCTTTAGTTACTTTAAGCCATGATCGTAAAAAAGCTTGCTATAGGGAGAATGTACTATGA
- the oppC gene encoding oligopeptide ABC transporter permease OppC: MQALNTGLEVKGRSLWKDAFNRLSKNKASVVSLIILFLIALAVIFAPYLSHYQMADTDWDSIGLAPNFSTLHFFGTDDLGRDVFARTLYGGRMSLMIGIISSIVSIVIGIAYGATSGYIGGKTDDIMMRIVDIIYSLPFMFFVILLMTFFGRNIFLIFVAIGAVNWLDMARIVRGQTLSLKSKEFIEAAHAGGVSSPIIIFRHIVPNILGIVIVYVTLTIPQVILTESFLSFLGLGVQEPATSWGVLINDGAQNVTVAWWRLVFPASFLVVTLFCFNFIGDGLRDALDPKDR; encoded by the coding sequence ATGCAAGCTCTTAATACAGGTTTAGAAGTAAAAGGGCGGAGCCTCTGGAAAGATGCATTCAATCGACTTAGTAAGAATAAAGCATCGGTTGTCAGTCTTATCATTTTATTTTTGATCGCTTTAGCCGTTATTTTTGCACCTTATTTATCTCATTATCAAATGGCAGACACCGATTGGGATTCCATCGGACTTGCCCCAAACTTTTCAACTCTGCATTTTTTTGGCACCGATGATCTTGGCCGCGATGTTTTTGCCCGTACCCTTTACGGTGGAAGAATGTCGCTTATGATTGGGATTATTTCAAGCATAGTGAGTATTGTTATCGGAATAGCTTATGGCGCCACATCTGGATATATCGGTGGCAAAACCGATGATATCATGATGCGCATAGTAGACATTATTTATTCCCTACCTTTTATGTTTTTCGTAATTCTTTTAATGACCTTTTTTGGCCGTAATATATTTTTAATATTTGTTGCAATTGGTGCAGTGAACTGGCTTGATATGGCGCGTATTGTGCGTGGACAAACACTGAGTTTAAAAAGCAAAGAATTTATAGAGGCAGCCCATGCAGGTGGAGTGAGTTCACCCATCATCATTTTCCGTCATATTGTTCCAAATATTTTAGGCATCGTTATTGTTTATGTTACTTTAACCATTCCACAAGTTATTCTTACAGAATCATTTCTCTCATTTCTTGGCTTAGGTGTCCAAGAGCCAGCAACAAGCTGGGGGGTTCTTATCAATGATGGAGCACAAAACGTAACAGTTGCATGGTGGCGATTGGTGTTTCCAGCTTCATTTCTAGTTGTTACTTTATTTTGTTTTAACTTTATTGGGGATGGATTACGCGATGCACTCGATCCAAAAGATCGCTAA
- the oppB gene encoding oligopeptide ABC transporter permease OppB, translated as MVSYTIKRFFGALPTLLVVVTLSFFLMRLAPGGPFSGERVLTPAVQANLDAKYHLNDPIFIQYLDYIWSLMKGDFGPSFKYPDWTVNQLIAQGFPVSVWLGGWAILIAVLIGIAIGSLAAFKQNTWIDYMATGMSMTGISIPSFVTAPMMTLLFAVILHWLPAGGWNDGALTSMILPVTALALPQIAIISRIMRGSMIEVLKSNYIRTAKAKGIPNRVIIFRHAIRPAILPVVSYLGPATAGIITGSVVIEQIFSLPGLGSYITKGALNRDYTLVLGTVILFAAIIIAFNFIVDVLYAVIDPKIKY; from the coding sequence ATGGTTTCATATACTATAAAAAGATTTTTTGGTGCATTGCCGACTCTTCTTGTCGTAGTCACTCTTTCCTTTTTCCTTATGCGTCTTGCCCCCGGTGGACCTTTTTCAGGAGAACGTGTTCTCACACCTGCGGTACAAGCAAATCTCGACGCAAAATATCATTTAAACGATCCCATTTTTATTCAATACTTAGATTATATTTGGTCGTTGATGAAAGGTGACTTTGGCCCATCCTTTAAATACCCAGATTGGACCGTGAATCAGTTGATAGCTCAAGGCTTCCCCGTTTCTGTGTGGCTAGGTGGCTGGGCTATTTTGATAGCAGTTTTAATTGGAATTGCTATTGGATCACTTGCTGCTTTTAAACAAAATACATGGATAGACTACATGGCAACAGGTATGTCAATGACTGGTATTTCCATACCATCTTTTGTTACAGCGCCAATGATGACTCTTTTGTTTGCGGTTATCTTGCATTGGTTGCCTGCAGGTGGCTGGAATGATGGTGCATTAACCAGCATGATATTGCCTGTGACGGCTCTCGCTCTTCCGCAAATCGCAATTATCAGCAGAATTATGCGTGGAAGTATGATTGAAGTTTTAAAAAGCAATTATATTCGCACTGCAAAAGCCAAAGGGATACCCAATCGCGTTATTATTTTCAGACATGCGATTCGCCCTGCAATCCTTCCCGTTGTTTCCTATTTAGGGCCAGCAACCGCGGGCATTATCACAGGTTCCGTGGTGATTGAACAAATTTTCAGTTTGCCCGGACTCGGAAGTTATATTACGAAAGGTGCATTAAATCGAGATTACACGTTGGTATTAGGTACCGTTATCCTATTTGCTGCAATCATTATTGCATTTAATTTTATTGTTGATGTACTTTACGCCGTTATTGATCCAAAAATTAAATACTAA
- a CDS encoding peptide ABC transporter substrate-binding protein — protein MAQHKSFAYSYLLSAALLPLATFSQSVFAAEVPAGTKLAAKQILNVGVGTEAPTLDPQKMQDNVSSRISEDLYEGLLSTTEAGELAPGIAEKWEVSANGLTYTFHLRSNAKFSDGSPITADDVVFSYQRLTDPKTGSTYADFINMVKNSDAINNGKLKPTELGIKALDKKTIQITLSHVTPYFLKLTAYHSLYIVKKENVLKHGDQFTLPENLVSSGPYKLTYWKVGDKITSERNPHYWNNAKTVIDKVNYWPITDVNTELQMFQTGQLDFTYEFPSDKFQLLKKTIGKEVQTNPYLSIYYIDLNNKKPPFKDNIKLRQALSMAIDRKILTEKIAGRGEIPSYDIVPWGTSDYKQNKPEWADWPREKQVAEAQRLYKEAGYSKENPVKFNILYNTNLQHKKVYTAIASMWEKTLGAKVTLENKEWKVFIQDRIQGNFQVARDGWIADYDDASSFTDMFQSTHKQNNSKYSNKKYDALIKQAAVEMDLKKRAEILRQASAMMMNDYPAIPLFTYVSSHLVKSHLGGYSGKNAQDRQKSKDFYIIDIQTTAER, from the coding sequence TAAATGTGGGTGTAGGAACGGAAGCCCCAACACTTGATCCACAAAAAATGCAAGATAATGTAAGCAGCCGTATTTCTGAAGACTTATATGAAGGCCTGCTCTCTACCACCGAAGCAGGAGAGTTAGCCCCTGGTATCGCTGAGAAATGGGAAGTGAGTGCAAATGGATTAACCTACACTTTCCATCTCAGGAGCAATGCAAAATTTTCCGATGGCTCTCCAATCACCGCTGATGATGTTGTGTTTTCCTACCAACGTTTAACCGATCCTAAGACAGGTTCAACTTACGCTGATTTTATTAACATGGTGAAAAATTCTGACGCTATAAACAACGGTAAATTGAAACCCACAGAACTCGGTATAAAAGCACTTGATAAAAAAACGATACAAATCACGCTTTCACACGTAACACCTTATTTTTTAAAACTAACAGCTTATCATTCCTTATATATCGTTAAAAAAGAAAATGTTCTTAAACACGGTGACCAATTCACTCTACCCGAAAACTTAGTTTCAAGTGGTCCATATAAACTCACCTACTGGAAAGTTGGGGACAAAATAACTTCTGAACGCAACCCTCACTACTGGAACAATGCTAAAACTGTCATTGATAAGGTAAATTATTGGCCAATAACTGATGTCAACACCGAACTCCAAATGTTCCAAACTGGGCAACTTGATTTCACTTATGAGTTCCCTTCTGACAAATTTCAATTGTTAAAGAAAACCATCGGTAAGGAAGTGCAAACAAATCCTTATTTGAGCATCTATTATATCGATTTAAACAATAAAAAACCTCCTTTTAAAGACAATATTAAGCTGCGTCAAGCTCTCTCCATGGCAATTGATAGAAAAATATTAACTGAAAAAATAGCGGGTCGGGGCGAGATCCCAAGTTATGACATCGTTCCATGGGGCACCAGCGATTATAAACAGAACAAACCCGAATGGGCAGATTGGCCAAGGGAAAAGCAAGTTGCAGAAGCACAACGCTTGTATAAAGAAGCAGGTTATTCAAAAGAAAATCCTGTAAAGTTTAACATATTATACAACACAAACTTGCAACATAAAAAAGTATACACAGCAATAGCTTCTATGTGGGAAAAAACCTTGGGCGCAAAAGTAACTCTTGAAAATAAAGAATGGAAAGTCTTTATTCAAGACCGTATTCAAGGCAATTTCCAAGTGGCACGTGATGGCTGGATTGCTGATTACGACGATGCTAGTTCCTTTACAGATATGTTTCAATCCACACACAAACAAAACAATTCAAAATATTCAAATAAAAAATACGACGCCCTTATTAAACAAGCAGCAGTTGAAATGGATTTGAAAAAAAGAGCAGAAATTTTGCGTCAGGCATCTGCTATGATGATGAATGATTACCCTGCCATTCCATTGTTTACTTATGTATCGAGCCATTTAGTCAAATCACATTTAGGTGGTTATTCAGGTAAAAACGCTCAAGATAGACAAAAATCGAAAGATTTTTATATTATCGACATACAAACGACTGCGGAACGTTAA